In the Lentimicrobiaceae bacterium genome, ACCATTCTTCTTTCAGTACTTCTCCCTGGATACTTACAATTATTTGCTTTACAGTAATTTTACGCTCTGCTTTAAGTAGTGCAAGTTGTACCATTTGCATTAATCCGCTGCAGCATGGCACTTCCATCATCATAACTGTAAGAGTATTTATTTGGGATATACTTATCATTTCTGCTATCTTTTCTATGTATGATTCTTTGTTGGAATCCAGT is a window encoding:
- a CDS encoding 4Fe-4S ferredoxin, which codes for LDSNKESYIEKIAEMISISQINTLTVMMMEVPCCSGLMQMVQLALLKAERKITVKQIIVSIQGEVLKEEWL